The Streptomyces taklimakanensis nucleotide sequence CCGTAGTCCACCGTCTGGGCGCGGGTCGCGGCGGCGGCCGCGACCATGCGCTCCATCTCGGCGGCGTGCGCGGCCCCGGCGCGCAGCAGCAACCTGGCCACCCAGCCGACGAAGTCGTAGGCCAGCCGCCGGGGGGCCGGGCCCCCGGCGGTGGCGGCGACCGCGGCGGCGGCGTCCAGTCCGCGCACGAAGCGCCGCGCGGCGGCGATGTCGGGGTGCGCGGAGGGCCCGGTGCCCGCGACGACCGGGGCGAGCAGTGCCCGCAGCTCGGCCACGCGCATCCACCACAGGAAGGGCGAGCCGATGACCAGTACCGGGGCGTCGCCGCCGGCCGTACCACCGCCGGGGCGGGCGGGGGCGCGGCGGGCTCCGCGGGGCCGCTCGGATCGCTCGGGCCGCTCGGACCGCTCGGGCCAGGGGAGCCGGAGGAGACCGGCGAGCCCCGCGAGCCGTCCCGTCCTCCCGCCACGGGCCCGCGCGGCGTGCGTCCGGTCCTCCAGCCAACTGTCGCAGTCGGGCGTCAGGGCCACGGCCGAGGGGGCGGGCACGTCCAGCCGGTCGGCGAGGTCGCGTATCAGCCGGTACAGATCGGGGGCGGCCGCCTCATCGATCTGCACCGTGGGACTGACCGCCGGACGGGCCCGGGCGATCACGGCCGCCACCCCACCCGCCACGGCGAGCACCACCAGGGCGACGAGGAGGAGCACCCAGCGCGGCGCGGCCCAGCCGTCACCGAGCCGGCCGGTGGCCTCGCCGGCGACCAGGACCGCCGCCGCGGCGGCGGGGAGCAGGGCGGCGCCCAGCGCGGTGCCGCGTACCCGGAGGACCGCCAGCGCGTGGTCACGCGCCGAACGTGCCCCCGTATCCGTCACTGCCACGGGTTCGCTCACCCCCTTGCCGGTCCCCCGCGTACGTCACTCCCTCACTGTGGCACCGCCGAACGACATCGCAATGTGCGGTGGGCCACTTGCCGGAGCCATCCGCGGGAACCCTAGTAGGCGCCCCCCGGGACGTCAGCCGGATGAGGAAGCGGTCACTCGATGGAATGGCTTTGGGTAAAGCTGGGTGCGCTCCCACCCGCGCCGGGGGTGTCCGGTCACACGCCCTCGGCCGCCTCGGCCGCGATGTCGCTCCGGTGGTGCGAACCGGCCAGCCGGACGCGGGAGACCGCCCGGTAGGCGTGCTCGCGGGCCTCGGCCAGGTCGGCTCCGGTGGCCGTGACGGACAGGACGCGGCCGCCCGCGCTGACCACCCGTCCCCCCTCGTCCAGCCGGGTGCCGGCGTGGAGGACGTACGCGGTGGGGGCGTCCTTCTCCTCGATCTCCTCCAGGCCCTCGATCGGGTCACCCGTACGGGGCGAGGCCGGGTAGCCCTCGGAGGCGACGACGACGGTGACGGCCGCGTCGTCGCTCCAGCGCAGCGGCGGGAAGTCGGCCAGCTCCCCGGTGGCCGCGGCGTGCAGCAGCCCCGCCAGCGGGGTCCTCAGACGGGCCAGGACGACCTGGGTCTCCGGGTCGCCGAAGCGGGCGTTGAACTCCACCACGCGCACACCGCGCGAGGTGATGGCGAGTCCCGCGTACAGGAGGCCGGAGAAGGGGGTGCCGCGGCGGCGCATCTCGTCCACGGTCGGCTGGAGGACGGTCGCCAGCACCTCGTCGACCAGCTTGGGGTCGGCCCAGGGCAGCGGCGAGTAGGCGCCCATGCCCCCGGTGTTGGGGCCCTCGTCGCCGTCGTGGGCCCGTTTGAAGTCCTGGGCGGGCCGCAGGGGGACGACGGTCTCGCCGTCGGTGACGGCGAAGAGGGAGACCTCGGGCCCGTCCAGGTACTCCTCGACCACCACCCGGTCGCAGCCGCGGGCGTGGGCGCGGGCGGCCTCCGGGTCGGAGGTGACGACGACGCCCTTGCCCGCCGCCAGGCCGTCGTCCTTGACGACGTACGGGGGGCCGAAGGCGTCCAGCGCGCTGTCGACCTCCTCGGCGGTGGTGCACACGTAGGAGCGGGCCGTGGGGACTCCGGCCGCGGCCATGACCTCCTTGGCGAACGCCTTGGAGCCCTCCAGCCGGGCGGCCTCGGCCGACGGGCCGAAGACGGCGACGCCGCGCTCGCGCACGGCGTCGGCCACCCCGGCGACCAGCGGGGCCTCCGGCCCCACCACGACGAGGTCGGCCGACACCTCCTCGGCCAGCGCGGCGACGGCCGCGCCGTCCAGGGCGTCGACGGCGTGCACGGTGGCCACCCGGGCGATGCCGGCGTTGCCGGGCGCGCAGTGCAGCGAGGTGACGTCGGGATCGAGGGACAAGGAGCGGCACAGGGCGTGTTCGCGGGCGCCGCCGCCGATGACGAGGACCTTCACGCCCTGCACCTTATCCACCCGCCGGCCGCCCCCGGCGGGTCCGCCCGGAAGGCGGACGGTGGCCTCGGCCAAGGGGACGTCGTGCGGGGCCGTGGGCGTACGGCAACCGGGACACACCGCTCACCCGTTCGAGTGAGGGAAGCGAGGCCTGTATACCCAGAAAGGAGCCACGTATGGGCGGAAATACCGTGAAGGCGGAGAGGTCTCCCACTTCCGGGGGTAGGAAGGGGCCGCAAGCGGTCCGCGAGGTCCGTCCGAGAGTGGTCCGAACGAGGACTTTGTTGGGAGTGGCGGGTGAGTCAGCCGGATATGCGCCCCGATTCGGGCGGCGGCACTGGGCGGGACGAGCGCGGGGACCTGCTCGGACGGCCGTTCCCGCTGGGAGACTGGGGCGAGCCCGCCGAGCGGCTGGACGAGCTGTATCGGTGGGTGGAGGAAGGGGCCCTGCGGGTCGTCGAGTGGTACCTGGCGGACCGGGCCCGCAAGCGTCGGGGCGCCCGGGCGCTGCGCGCCGGGACGGTCGCCGGCGTGGTGGCCGGGGCGGCGCTGCCGTTGCTGGAGCTGACCGGAGCGGTGCCGGGCGCGGCCGCGTGGTCGTTCCTCGCCCTGCTGGGGGCCGCCGTGTGCGCGGGGTGCGACCGGTACTTCGGGGTGACCTCGGGCTGGATGCGGGACGTGGCCACCGCGCAGGCGGTGCAGCGCCGGCTGGAGATGCTCCAGTACGACTGGACGTCGGAGTGCGTGCGCGAGGTGTTGGGCCCCACGGAGGGCACGGCGAGCGAGGCCGCCGAGCGGTGCCTGGGGGTGCTGCGGCGGTTCTCGGAGGACGTGACCGAGCTGGTGCGCGGTGAGACGGCCGTCTGGATGGCGGAGTTCCGCTCCGGTCCGGCGCCGCTGCACACCCAGTCGTTGACGGCCTCCTCCTGGCGGTCGCGGGCCGAGGGCTCCACCGTGCCCGACCGGATGTCCCGGTTCGCGATGCCCCCGGGCGTGCGCCCGACCATGCCGCGGCAGCGGCCCCCGGAGGGGCCGCGCTGACGGGACGACGGGCGCTCCGGATCAGCTGAAGAGGATCATGGAACTCTGCGCCAGACTCCGGGTGGCCGCCGCGTGCAGCCCCAGCCACACGTGCCGCTCCCGGGCGAAGGGCCCGTCGTCGTACCCGATCGGTGCGGCCGGCTCGTCCAGTTCCGTGGGGTGGGCGGGCGGCGTCGGCGGGGGCGGCGGGTTGGTCGGGTCGATGCCCAGGTGGGGGGCGACCGCCTCCAGTTCGCGCAGCAGTCCGTGACTGGAGCCCAACGGGCCGCCGCCGGCGAGGAGTTCCTCGTCGGAGAGGGGATGGGCGAAGTCGATCGGCAGGTACGCGCCCGCGTGGTCGTAGTGCCAGACCAGGTGGGACTGCTGGGCCGTGGGGGCGAACATCTCCAGCAGTTGCTCGTAGTCGCCGCCGAGCGCGTCGACCGGGGTGACCTCCAACCCGCACAGGTGGAGGAGGTGGGCGCGGCGCAGGAAGTGGAGCGCCTCGTAGTCGAACCCGGCGACGGGCGCCACGTCCCCCGACAGACCGGGCACGTACCCGTGGATGGGCACCGGGGGCAGTCCGGCGGCGATCAACGCCCTGTCGTACACCGCGAGTTCCTCGGCGAAGGGATTGTCGGGACTGTGGCACAGCACGTCGACGAGCGGCACCAGCCAGAGGTCACAGGCCAACGGGTGCTCCTAAGCGGGGCGGTACGGCGGATGGACGGGCGACGGGCGGAAGAGCGGGCCGGCCCGGCGCCGACGGCGATCGGACGATCACCGGCCGGAACAGCGTAGTGCCGTTCGGCCCAGCTTTTCGACGAGTGCGGCGGAGTGCTCGTTGGAGGAGGCGACGATGCGTCCGGCCGCCTCGGTGTCGCCGCGTTCGAAGGCGTCGACCAGTTCGCGGTAGTCCGCCCACAGCGAGCCCCGCAGTCCGGGGTGCTCGCGCAGGTACGGCACCGCGAAGACCCAGCACTGCACACGCAGCCGATCGAGGAACTCGGCTATGTAGGGGTTGCCGACCAGGTCGCCCAGTTCGCGCCAGAAGCGCAGGTCGTAGCCGATGAGCACGTCCAGGTCCCCGGCGAGGGCGGCCCGCTCGGCGGCCTCGGCGCGGCGGCGGACGGAGGCCAGCCGCTCGCCGCCCGGGACGGGGGACGAGAGGGTGGAGGGGCGGCCGAAGACGCTCTCGGTGACGAGGGAGCGCGCCTCCACCATGGCCCGGTAGTCCTCGGGGGTGAAGACGTGGACCCGGAAGCCGCGGTGTTGTTCCACGTCCAGCAGGCCCTGTGCGGACAGGTCGACGAGCGCCTCGCGCACCGGCGTGGCGGAGACCCCGTACTGTTCGGCGATCTCCTTGACGGTGAAGCCCCGGCCCGCCGGGAGTCGCCCGGCGAGCACCTCGTCGCGCAGCGCGTCCGCGATCTGCGCGCGCAGTGTGCTGCGCTGGATCACGGGTCCCTCCTCGCGGCCCGGACCGTCCGGGTGCCGGCTCCGCCGCTCATCCGTGCTCCACCTCCCGGTCCGCGTCTCCCGTGACCCGTCGCCGCCGACCCGTTCCGGCCCGACCGTCGGACCGGTTTCCGGAGGTAGCCTATCCCCTGTTCACTGACAGTATCCTGTCCGTATGACAGTTTGCTGTCATGGGCGTCGAGGCGTCCGGCCCGAGGAGGAGCCATGGAACGCAGGACACTTCACGTCGCCGTCTACGACACCTTCGCCGACTGGGAGATCGGCTACGCGACCACGGTGCTGAGCGGCTCCGGCCACCGCGCGGTGTACGTCGGCGAGAGCGGCGAGACGGTGATCAGCATGGGCGGCATGCGGGTGGAGCCCCATCTGTCGATCGCCGACCTACGCCCCGAGGACAGCGCGATGCTGATCCTGCCGGGTGCCGACGCCTGGGAGACGGTCCTGCCGCCCTTCGCCGCCGCGGCCCGCCGCTTCCTGACCGCCGGTGTGCCGGTCGCGGCGATCTGCGGGGGCGTGACGGGGCTGGCCCGGGAGGGGCTGCTCGACGACCGGGCGCACACCGGTGCGGCGGCCGAGGTGCTGGCCGCCACCGGTTACCGGGGCGGTGCCCACTACCGCGAGGCCGACGCGGTGACCGACGGCGACCTGATCACCGCCGGCCCCACCGAGCCGGTGGCGTTCGCCCGCGAGATCGCGACCCGGTTGGGGGTGTACCCGCCCGAGGTGGTGGACGCCTGGTTCCGGCTGTTCCGACACTCGGACGCGTCCGCGTACGAGGTGGTGGCGGGATACGACGCCGGAGGCGGGGACACCGGAGCCGGAGGCGGGGACACCGGAGCCGGAGGCGGGGACACCGGAGCCGGACGAGAGGGCGGTGGCGAGCGCGCGGGCGGCGGGTCGGCGTGAGCGCCCCCGAACTGCTGTCGGACACGGCGCTCGCCGTCTTCCGGCTGAACGGCCGGTTCCTCTCCGTCGCCGAGGAACTGGCCCGGCCCGCCGGGCTGACCGCCGCCTGGTGGCAGGTCCTGGGCGCGGTGCTGCGCGAGCCGCTGCCGGTCTCCGGGGTGGCGCGGGCCATGGGCATCACCCGGCAGAGCGTGCAGCGGGTGGCGGACCTCCTGGTCGAGAGGGAACTCGCGGTCTACGAGCCCAACCCCGCGCACCGGCGCGCCAAACTGCTCGCGCCCACGGCCCGGGGGCGGGCGGCGATCGACCGGATCACCCCCGGCCACGCGGCGTTCGCCTCCCGGCTGAGCGAGGCGCTGGGCGGCGAGGAGGAGTTCGCCGGGGTGCTCGACGCGCTGGAGCGACTGTCGAGGGCCCTGGACGTCCCGGAGCCGCCCGGCGGCACGCCGGAGGCGTGAGCCGGGGGAGCGTCCCACGACGCGTGGGGGCGTGCCGCGCACTGCGGCACGCCCCCACGGCAGGTCCGGTCGCGGCCCGACCGGGCGGTGGGTCGGGTCACAGGAACGAGTTGATCTGGATCGTCTCGTCCCGGCCCGGGCCGACGCCGATCGCGGAGATCGGAGCCCCGGACATCTCCTCCAGCGCCTTCACGTAGGCCTGCGCGTTCTTCGGCAGGTCCTCGAAGGACTTGGCCCGGGAGATGTCCTCCGTCCAGCCCGGCAGCATCTCGTAGACCGGCTTGGCGTGGTGGAAGTCCGTCTGGCTGTACGGCAGCTCCTCCACCCTCCGGCCGTCGATCTCGTACGCCACGCACACCGGGATCCGCTCCCAACCGGTGAGCACGTCGAGCTTGGTGAGGAAGAAGTCGGTGAGCCCGTTGACGCGGGTGGCGTACCGGGCGATCACCGCGTCGAACCAGCCGCAGCGCCGGTCGCGGCCGGTGGTGACGCCGCGTTCGCCGCCGATGGTGCGCAGCTTCTCGCCGTCCTCGTCGAACAGCTCGGTCGGGAACGGCCCGGCGCCCACCCGCGTGGTGTACGCCTTGAGGATGCCGATGACCCGGTTGATCCTCGTCGGCCCGACGCCCGAGCCGGTGCAGGCGCCTCCCGCGGTCGGGTTGGAGGAGGTCACGAACGGGTACGTGCCGTGGTCCACGTCCAGCAGCGTGCCCTGGCCGCCCTCGAAGAGGACGACCTTGTCCTGGTCGAGTGCCTCGTTGAGCAGCAGCGTGGTGTCGCAGACGTAGTCCCGCAGCTCGTCCGCGTAGCCCAGCAGCTCCTCGACGACCTGGTCGGCGAGGATGGCGCGGCGGTTGTAGAGCTTGGCGAGGATCTGGTTCTTCTGGTCGAGGGCCGCCTCGACCTTCTGCCGCAGGATCGACTCGTCGAAGAGGTCCTGGACGCGGATGCCCACCCGGTTGATCTTGTCGGCGTACGCCGGACCGATGCCGCGGCCGGTGGTACCGATCTTCCGCTTCCCCAGGAAGCGCTCGGTCACCTTGTCCACCGTCGTGTGGTACGGCGTGATCAGGTGCGCGTTGCCGCTGATCAGCAGCTTGGACGTGTCGACGCCGCGTTCGGTGAGTCCGCCCAGCTCGGAGAGCAGGACGGCCGGGTCCACCACGACGCCGTTCCCGATCACGGGAACGCACTCCGGGGAGAGGATGCCGGAGGGGAGGAGGTGCAGCGCGTACTTCTGGTCGCCGACGACGACCGTGTGGCCGGCGTTGTTGCCGCCCTGGTAGCGCACCACGTAGTCCACCGAGCCACCGAGCAGGTCGGTGGCCTTCCCCTTGCCTTCATCACCCCACTGAGCCCCGAGCAGCACGAGTGCGGGCACAGGCGTACACCCCTTCCGGTCGGGGCATGTCCAACGTGCGTGGTGACCACGCGCCGGCCACGCCGGCTGTGCTGTCCAAGAACCGTCGGACCGGTGCCCCGAATCGACGAAGCCCCTGGCGCAACAGCGACAGGGGCTCTTGCACCGAGAGATTACCGGACTCATCCGACGGAGGGCGAACGCGGCGGCCCCGGTCGTTCTCCTGTCGAAACCCCGCCGAAGTCCGTCCGAAACCCCGCCGCCCCCGCCCGACCCGCTCGTTCCCGTCCGCGTCCCACCACCATCCGCCCGCCGCCGGTGTCCGGTAGGGTCCGGCCGGCCCCCGCCGGACACCGGCGCGACAGCCCGTAGGAAGGACCGCGAGGTGCCGGTTCCGCATCCGCTGCTCGTACTCGTCGACCCCCAGGCCCGCCGAGCGGACGGCGAGTCCGTACGGATCGCCAGGGACGTCCTCTCCGCGGGTGCCCCGGGGGTGAAGGTGTACCTGCCCGAGGGGCCCGGGGAGACCGCGCGGGCCCTGGCCCACCGAGGTCGCCGCCGCCCGGTGGTGATAGGCGACGACCGCGCGCTGTTGCGGGCGGTGCGGCTGCTGCACCTGGAGCGCGGGCTTCCGGAGTGCGCGTTGGCGGTGGTGCCGGTGGGACGGCCGGGATCGGTCGCCCTGGCCGGTCGGCTGGGGCTGCCGCTGGACGCGGTGCGGGCCGCCCGGACCGTGCTGGAGGGGCGGGAGCGCCGCTTCGACCTGCTGATAGACGACAGCGGCGGCGTGGTGCTGGGCGGCCTGCGCATCCCACCGGTGCGGGACGGGGAGCGCGACGCGCGGGAGGGGGCGGGGGACCACGACGGCGGGACCCGCGGCCCGCTGGACCGCTGCCGGTCCCTCGTCCGCACCCTGGCGCGGCCCCCGGCTCCGGGCCGGGAGCCGGCGCGGTTGCGCGTGGAGGCCGACGGCGTGGTGCTGGCCGATCTGGACCACCCGGTGGAACGGGTCTCGCTCAGCCCCGGTGACGGTGGTCTGGCGGAGGTGGTGGTGCGGCGGCGGTCGGTGGACGGTCCGGTGCGGGCGCGGGCGCGGACGGTCACCGTGTCCGGACCGCACTTCCGCTACCGCGCCGACGCGGTGGTCTCCGGCCCGGTCCACACCCGCACCTGGACGGCACATCCCTCGGCGCTGCGCCTGACCGTCCCGACCGACCCGTCCGCCCCGCCCGTCCTGCCGCAGCGCCAGGCCCCGCCGAACTCCTGACGCCCCGGGCCGTGTCGCCCCGGGCCGTGTCGCCCCGGGCCGTCCGCGACGGGTGTCAGGAGGAGGTCGCGGAGCCCTCGCGGTCCCCGTGTCCGGCGGTGCGCGGAACACCACGGTGGGCGTACCAGCGCTCCACCATCCGGGACAGCTCCTCCCGCATGAAGGCGAAGAACTCCGCCGTCTCGGCCAGCCTGCGGCCCGCCTGGCTGTCCGGGCCGACGGCCTCGATGCCCTGCTCGAACGTGGTGGCCCAGCGTCCCAACAGCGCGTCGCGGTCGGCGATCGCCTCGTACCAGGTGTTCGCGTGGACGCGGTAGCGCTCGCGGCGCGATCCGGGTTCGCGCTCGCGGGTCACCAGGTGCACCTGGGAGAGGTACCGGACGGCGCCGGAGACGGCCGCGGGGCTGATCCGCAGGCGCTCCGACAGCTCGGCGGAGCCGAGCGCGCCGGACTCCTCCGCCAGCAGGCAGGCGAAGACCCGCGAGGCCATGCGCTGCATCCCCGCGCCGGTCAGTTCCGCGGCGAAGCGCTCGACGAACTCGGCGACCTCGGGGGGATAGGCCCCCTCGCCCGTACCGTCCTTCTCGGTCCGATGTTCCGACTGTCCGTTCACCACCACAGGACCATCCTCCCAGGCTCGGGGAGCCGGGCCGTCCGGCGCGTTCCGCAACTTCACAAGTTTATGAAAAAAGTGTACTTTCGTAAGCATGACCAAGGCAACGACCGCCATCTCGGTCTCCGGCCTCGTGAAGACCTTCGGCCGGACCCGCGCGCTCGACGGCCTCGACCTGGAGGTCGAGACCGGAGAGGTCCACGGCTTCCTCGGCCCCAACGGCGCGGGGAAGTCCACCACCATCCGCGTCCTGCTGGGGTTGCTGCGCGCCGACGGCGGCTCCGCCCGCCTGCTGGGCGGCGACCCGTGGCACGACGCCGTCGAGCTCCACCGGCGCCTGGCGTACGTGCCCGGCGACGTCACCCTGTGGCGCAACCTCTCCGGCGGCGAGGTCATCGACCTCTACGGGCGGCTGCGCGGCGGGCTCGACCGCCGGCGCCGCGACGAACTGCTGGAACGCTTCGAGCTGGACCCGACCAAGAAGGGCCGCACCTACTCCAAGGGCAACCGGCAGAAGGTGGCCCTGGTCGCCGCCCTCGCCTCCGACGTGGAACTGCTCGTCCTGGACGAGCCGACCTCCGGACTCGATCCGCTGATGGAGGGCGTCTTCCGGGAGTGCGTCGCCGAGGAGCGCGACCGCGGGCGCACCGTGCTGCTGTCCAGCCACATCCTCAGCGAGGTCGAGGCGCTGTGCGACCGGGTGAGCATCATCCGCCGGGGCGTCACCGTCGAGAGCGGGTCGCTGGCCGACCTGCGGCACCTGACCCGCACCTCCATCACCGCCGAACTGGTCGCGGAGCCCGACGGACTCTCGGAGCTGCCGGGCGTGCACGACCTGTCGGTGCGGGGCCGGCGCGTCCGACTCCAGGTGGACACCGACAAGCTGGACGCCGTGCTGCGTCGGCTCACCGAGTCGGGCGTGCGCAACCTGACCAGCACCCCGCCCACCCTGGAGGAGCTGTTCCTGCGGCACTACCAGGACGGTGAGGCCACCGCCGACGGCGGCCCCTCGTCCGCCGAACCCGCCGGCACGGACGGAAAGGTCGTGGCACCGTGACCGCCGTGGCCCACCGGACGGCCCCCCGGAACACCCCGTACCGCCGCGGCACGGGCCTCGGCCTGGCCGGTACGGGCACGCTGCTGCGGCTGGCGCTGCGCCGCGACCGCGTACTGATCCCGGTGTGGCTGCTGGCGCTGACGATGATCTCCGTGCAGAACGCCGTCGCCGTCGAGCAGTTCTACCCCACCGCGACGGAGCGGGCCGAGCTGGTGGCGTCGATGAACGCCAACGACTCGATGCGCGCCCTGTACGGGCCGGCCTTCGGCAGCTCCGTCGGTGCCCTGGCCGTCTGGGAGATGCTCACCCTCGGCAGCGTGCTCGCCGCCCTCATGAGCATGGTCATCGTGGTGCGGCACACCCGGGAGGAGGAGGAGACCGGACGACAGGAGATGCTCTCCTCCGCGATGGTCGGTCGTCACGCGCCGCTGACCGCCGCGCTGGCGGCCGCCGCCTGCGCCAACGCGGCGG carries:
- the purD gene encoding phosphoribosylamine--glycine ligase; protein product: MKVLVIGGGAREHALCRSLSLDPDVTSLHCAPGNAGIARVATVHAVDALDGAAVAALAEEVSADLVVVGPEAPLVAGVADAVRERGVAVFGPSAEAARLEGSKAFAKEVMAAAGVPTARSYVCTTAEEVDSALDAFGPPYVVKDDGLAAGKGVVVTSDPEAARAHARGCDRVVVEEYLDGPEVSLFAVTDGETVVPLRPAQDFKRAHDGDEGPNTGGMGAYSPLPWADPKLVDEVLATVLQPTVDEMRRRGTPFSGLLYAGLAITSRGVRVVEFNARFGDPETQVVLARLRTPLAGLLHAAATGELADFPPLRWSDDAAVTVVVASEGYPASPRTGDPIEGLEEIEEKDAPTAYVLHAGTRLDEGGRVVSAGGRVLSVTATGADLAEAREHAYRAVSRVRLAGSHHRSDIAAEAAEGV
- a CDS encoding SLATT domain-containing protein; this encodes MSQPDMRPDSGGGTGRDERGDLLGRPFPLGDWGEPAERLDELYRWVEEGALRVVEWYLADRARKRRGARALRAGTVAGVVAGAALPLLELTGAVPGAAAWSFLALLGAAVCAGCDRYFGVTSGWMRDVATAQAVQRRLEMLQYDWTSECVREVLGPTEGTASEAAERCLGVLRRFSEDVTELVRGETAVWMAEFRSGPAPLHTQSLTASSWRSRAEGSTVPDRMSRFAMPPGVRPTMPRQRPPEGPR
- a CDS encoding GntR family transcriptional regulator, yielding MIQRSTLRAQIADALRDEVLAGRLPAGRGFTVKEIAEQYGVSATPVREALVDLSAQGLLDVEQHRGFRVHVFTPEDYRAMVEARSLVTESVFGRPSTLSSPVPGGERLASVRRRAEAAERAALAGDLDVLIGYDLRFWRELGDLVGNPYIAEFLDRLRVQCWVFAVPYLREHPGLRGSLWADYRELVDAFERGDTEAAGRIVASSNEHSAALVEKLGRTALRCSGR
- a CDS encoding DJ-1/PfpI family protein, translated to MERRTLHVAVYDTFADWEIGYATTVLSGSGHRAVYVGESGETVISMGGMRVEPHLSIADLRPEDSAMLILPGADAWETVLPPFAAAARRFLTAGVPVAAICGGVTGLAREGLLDDRAHTGAAAEVLAATGYRGGAHYREADAVTDGDLITAGPTEPVAFAREIATRLGVYPPEVVDAWFRLFRHSDASAYEVVAGYDAGGGDTGAGGGDTGAGGGDTGAGREGGGERAGGGSA
- a CDS encoding MarR family transcriptional regulator encodes the protein MSAPELLSDTALAVFRLNGRFLSVAEELARPAGLTAAWWQVLGAVLREPLPVSGVARAMGITRQSVQRVADLLVERELAVYEPNPAHRRAKLLAPTARGRAAIDRITPGHAAFASRLSEALGGEEEFAGVLDALERLSRALDVPEPPGGTPEA
- a CDS encoding adenylosuccinate synthase — its product is MPALVLLGAQWGDEGKGKATDLLGGSVDYVVRYQGGNNAGHTVVVGDQKYALHLLPSGILSPECVPVIGNGVVVDPAVLLSELGGLTERGVDTSKLLISGNAHLITPYHTTVDKVTERFLGKRKIGTTGRGIGPAYADKINRVGIRVQDLFDESILRQKVEAALDQKNQILAKLYNRRAILADQVVEELLGYADELRDYVCDTTLLLNEALDQDKVVLFEGGQGTLLDVDHGTYPFVTSSNPTAGGACTGSGVGPTRINRVIGILKAYTTRVGAGPFPTELFDEDGEKLRTIGGERGVTTGRDRRCGWFDAVIARYATRVNGLTDFFLTKLDVLTGWERIPVCVAYEIDGRRVEELPYSQTDFHHAKPVYEMLPGWTEDISRAKSFEDLPKNAQAYVKALEEMSGAPISAIGVGPGRDETIQINSFL
- a CDS encoding diacylglycerol kinase — protein: MPVPHPLLVLVDPQARRADGESVRIARDVLSAGAPGVKVYLPEGPGETARALAHRGRRRPVVIGDDRALLRAVRLLHLERGLPECALAVVPVGRPGSVALAGRLGLPLDAVRAARTVLEGRERRFDLLIDDSGGVVLGGLRIPPVRDGERDAREGAGDHDGGTRGPLDRCRSLVRTLARPPAPGREPARLRVEADGVVLADLDHPVERVSLSPGDGGLAEVVVRRRSVDGPVRARARTVTVSGPHFRYRADAVVSGPVHTRTWTAHPSALRLTVPTDPSAPPVLPQRQAPPNS
- a CDS encoding GbsR/MarR family transcriptional regulator; amino-acid sequence: MVNGQSEHRTEKDGTGEGAYPPEVAEFVERFAAELTGAGMQRMASRVFACLLAEESGALGSAELSERLRISPAAVSGAVRYLSQVHLVTREREPGSRRERYRVHANTWYEAIADRDALLGRWATTFEQGIEAVGPDSQAGRRLAETAEFFAFMREELSRMVERWYAHRGVPRTAGHGDREGSATSS
- a CDS encoding ABC transporter ATP-binding protein, which translates into the protein MTKATTAISVSGLVKTFGRTRALDGLDLEVETGEVHGFLGPNGAGKSTTIRVLLGLLRADGGSARLLGGDPWHDAVELHRRLAYVPGDVTLWRNLSGGEVIDLYGRLRGGLDRRRRDELLERFELDPTKKGRTYSKGNRQKVALVAALASDVELLVLDEPTSGLDPLMEGVFRECVAEERDRGRTVLLSSHILSEVEALCDRVSIIRRGVTVESGSLADLRHLTRTSITAELVAEPDGLSELPGVHDLSVRGRRVRLQVDTDKLDAVLRRLTESGVRNLTSTPPTLEELFLRHYQDGEATADGGPSSAEPAGTDGKVVAP